The following coding sequences lie in one Chlorocebus sabaeus isolate Y175 chromosome 29, mChlSab1.0.hap1, whole genome shotgun sequence genomic window:
- the NMB gene encoding neuromedin-B isoform X1 — protein sequence MARRVGGARLLSSLLLFALLATDVAPLSWDLPEPRNRAGKIRVHPRGNLWATGHFMGKKSLEPPSPSPLGTAPHTSLRHQRLQLSHDLLRILLLKKALGVSLSHPAPHI from the exons ATGGCCCGGCGGGTGGGGGGTGCTCGGCTGCTCAGCAGCCTACTGCTCTTCGCCCTGCTCGCCACCGACGTCGCCCCGCTCAGCTGGGATCTCCCGGAGCCCCGCAACCGAGCCGGCAAGATCCGAGTGCACCCGCGGGGCAACCTCTGGGCCACCG GTCACTTCATGGGCAAGAAGAGTCTGGAGCCTCCCAGCCCATCCCCATTGGGGACAGCTCCCCACACCTCCCTGAGGCACCAGAGACTGCAGCTGAGTCATGATCTGCTCAGGATCCTCCTGCTAAAGAAGGCTCTGGGCGTGAGCCTCAGCCACCCCGCACCCCACATCTAG